Proteins from one Phalacrocorax carbo chromosome 30, bPhaCar2.1, whole genome shotgun sequence genomic window:
- the NXNL1 gene encoding nucleoredoxin-like protein 1 has translation MAALFTGKVLMANRERDEVETERELGLALENKVLLLYFGSGQCPRCRQFSPLLKDFFLRLTDEFYVARASQLVLVYVSWDETEEQQSAFLRTMPKRWLAVPFGDALKRELEVRFAVSEVPAVVVLKPNGEVIVGNAVEQIQRLGPACFRNWQEAAELVDRNFLLAEDFDDWARRSITDPIRRLKYKLDKKTTEAKNKEGKEEGEESS, from the exons ATGGCCGCCCTCTTCACCGGGAAGGTCCTGATGGCCAACCGGGAGCGGGATGAGGTGGAGACGGAGCGGGAGCTGGGCTTGGCGCTGGAGAACAAGGTGCTGCTGCTCTACTTCGGATCCGGGCAGTGCCCGCGGTGCCGGCAGTTCTCCCCGCtcctcaaggatttcttcctgcGGCTGACCGACGAGTTTTACGTGGCACGAGCTTCGCAGCTGGTCCTGGTGTACGTGTCCTGGGACGAGACGGAGGAGCAGCAGAGCGCTTTCCTGAGGACCATGCCGAAACGCTGGCTGGCCGTACCTTTCGGGGACGCCCTCAAAAG GGAGCTGGAGGTGCGCTTTGCCGTGTCCGAGGTGCCCGCCGTGGTGGTGCTGAAGCCGAACGGGGAGGTGATCGTCGGCAACGCCGTGGAACAGATCCAGCGCCTGGGCCCCGCTTGCTTCCGAAACTGGCAAGAGGCTGCTGAGCTGGTAGACAGAAATTTTCTCTTGGCAGAGGATTTTGATGACTGGGCCAGGAGAAGCATCACCGACCCCATCCGCCGCCTCAAGTACAAGCTGGACAAGAAGACGACGGAGGCGAAGAacaaggaagggaaagaggaaggcGAAGAGTCGTCTTAG